From a single Raphanus sativus cultivar WK10039 chromosome 3, ASM80110v3, whole genome shotgun sequence genomic region:
- the LOC108816358 gene encoding uncharacterized protein LOC108816358, with protein sequence MMKTVLWSDEQTRFVLPLRIEEELKGNMRNKVLNETARKTMADKFYDTYGVRHPWIMFRNKFNSCKKQYGAMKRLTHNRTGLGYHPDGSIDMSDDWWEQRCKEWPGARKYKDKPVANTDLMEHIFSGVHVSGAEGWSAHQGENELDNMEVENDDAASEVGTTNPPEMQTNPEPDSPTSSNGPRGSNAPRASTVPKPSWKRR encoded by the exons ATGATGAAA ACTGTATTGTGGAGCGATGAACAAACACGGTTTGTGCTTCCACTAAGAATTGAAGAAGAACTGAAAGGCAATATGAGAAATAAGGTTCTCAATGAAACTGCGAGAAAGACAATGGCAGATAAGTTTTATGATACATATGGGGTGAGGCATCCATGGATAATGTTTAGGAACAAGTTTAACTCTTGCAAGAAGCAATACGGAGCTATGAAGAGGTTGACTCACAATAGAACTGGACTTGGATATCATCCAGATGGGTCAATAGACATGAGTGATGATTGGTGGGAGCAGCGTTGTAAG GAATGGCCTGGAGCTAGGAAGTACAAAGATAAACCAGTGGCAAACACAGATCTAATGGAGCATATTTTTAGTGGGGTTCATGTAAGTGGAGCAGAAGGATGGAGTGCTCATCAAGGTGAAAACGAGTTAGACAATATGGAGGTCGAGAATGATGATGCTGCATCTGAAGTAGGGACAACCAATCCTCCAGAAATGCAAACCAATCCTGAACCAGATTCTCCCACATCCTCCAATGGTCCACGAGGCTCCAATGCTCCCCGAGCCTCTACTGTCCCAAAGCCTTCTTGGAAAAGGCGTTAA
- the LOC108815411 gene encoding uncharacterized protein LOC108815411, with protein sequence MLVKDLSEKALASLGQLVVTQMGKKAMEEGSTVPKSLIEILTWEDKPKCQEYTAYILMVLAHQSWSQREKMAKAGIVPVLLEVTLLGSPLVQKRAVKLLQWFKDERNVRIGPHSCPQTSRVSSGIGSPMSPGSGEEGKKMMENLVKQSLYKNMEMITRRGNVDLEREACRLKSLIISTSSKSLTY encoded by the coding sequence ATGTTGGTTAAGGACTTATCCGAGAAGGCCTTAGCGAGTCTAGGGCAATTGGTTGTGACTCAAATGGGTAAAAAGGCAATGGAGGAAGGTTCGACTGTGCCCAAAAGTTTGATAGAGATTCTAACATGGGAAGATAAACCGAAATGCCAAGAGTACACGGCATATATCTTGATGGTATTAGCTCATCAGAGTTGGAGCCAGCGTGAGAAAATGGCTAAGGCAGGGATTGTACCGGTACTTCTTGAAGTGACCTTACTTGGAAGCCCATTGGTTCAGAAGAGGGCAGTTAAACTTTTGCAGTGGTTCAAGGATGAAAGAAATGTACGGATTGGTCCTCATTCGTGTCCACAAACCAGCCGTGTGAGTTCCGGTATTGGATCTCCAATGAGCCCGGGGTCAGGGGAAGAAGGTAAAAAGATGATGGAGAATCTGGTGAAACAGAGTTTGTACAAGAACATGGAGATGATAACTAGACGAGGCAATGTGGATTTGGAAAGGGAGGCTTGTAGGCTTAAGTCTTTGATCATCAGCACAAGCTCTAAAAGCTTGACTTATTGA